A genomic segment from Drosophila willistoni isolate 14030-0811.24 chromosome 2L unlocalized genomic scaffold, UCI_dwil_1.1 Seg72.1, whole genome shotgun sequence encodes:
- the LOC26529233 gene encoding uncharacterized protein LOC26529233, which translates to MQFSKTAIALLLGCIVLLGPMMDVVHSFELSKAAACAEVAAGAGAAGLSGAVPIVKALITCSEYKATKTNVQDPTDLFLLIGNFVQKVMRKPSCVSDAVLSAQKVLASHVDKLFAAKCFN; encoded by the exons ATGCAATTCTCAAAGACCGCCATAGCCCTTCTTCTTGGCTGCATTGTT CTTCTGGGACCAATGATGGATGTGGTTCATTCTTTCGAGCTGAGCAAGGCTGCTGCCTGCGCTGAAGTTGCTGCAGGAGCCGGTGCTGCTGGTCTAAGTGGCGCTGTACCCATTGTTAAAGCATTGATAACCTGCTCTGAGTACAAggccacaaaaacaaatgtaCAAGATCCAACGGATTTGTTCTTGCTGATCGGTAACTTTGTACAAAAAGTTATGCGAAAACCATCGTGCGTGTCGGATGCAGTTCTTTCAGCTCAAAAGGTGTTGGCTTCGCATGTCGATAAATTGTTTGCCGCTAAGTGCTTTAACTAA